Genomic segment of Synechococcus sp. A15-28:
TCTGAAGCCAGAACACATTCAAGCCGTGCTGCGCTTCGCAGCAGAACGTGAAAAACGGCTCAGCGAACTCACCGTGGCGTGAGCGGCATGAGCCTGCTGAGAGGTGCACCGCCGAAAGTGATCTGGCTCGTGGTGGGTAACACCAGCACGACAGAACTTCTCAGAATTTTGCTCGCTCACTCCACGGCGATCGAGACTTTTATCACCGAACCGGACAC
This window contains:
- a CDS encoding DUF5615 family PIN-like protein → MSLLRGAPPKVIWLVVGNTSTTELLRILLAHSTAIETFITEPDTSLLTISKPRP